GCCGCTGCGCTGGGCCGCGGTGACACCGTCTACTGCCTGACTCCGCTGCACCACCAGTCCGGACTGCTGGTCAGCCTCGGCGGCGCGGTGGTCGGCGGCACCCGTATCGCGTTGTCGCGCGGGCTGCACCCGGACCGCTTCCTCACCGAGATCCGGCAGTACGGCGTCACCGTCGTCTCCTATACCTGGACGATGCTGCGCAGCGTTGTCGACGACCCGGATTTCCGGTTACGCGGCAACCATCCGGTGCGGTTGTTCATCGGCTCGGGCATGCCGCCCGGGCTGTGGCAACGGACTGTCGACGCCTTCAGCCCCGCCACCGTGGTCGAGTTCTTCGCGACCACCGACGGGCAGGCCGTGCTGGCCAATGTGGCCGGCGCCAAGATCGGCAGCAAGGGCCGTCCGCTGCCCGGCGGCGGCCAGGTCGAGTTGGCGGCCTACGACGCCGACGACGACCTGATCCTGGAAGACGACCGCGGGTTCGTGGTGGTCGCCGAGCCCAACGAGGTCGGTGTGCTGCTGGCCCGGCCGTGGGGGCCGATCGATCCGACCGCGTCGGTCAAGCGCGGTGTGTTCGCGCCCGGAGACACCTGGATCTCTACCGAGTACGTGTTCCGCCGGGACGCCGACGGCGACTTCTGGCTGCTGGGCAACCGTCCGCTGCTGATCCGAACCGAGCGCGGCGTGGTGTTCCCGGAGCCGGTCACCGACGCCGTCAGCCGGATCAACGCCGTCGACCTGGCCGCCACCTACGGCGTCGAGGGGCCCGCCGGCGTCGTCGCTGTCACCGCGATCACGCTGCGCGACGGCATGTCGGTGACCACCGCGGACCTCACCGACGCCTTCGCGTCGATGCCGGTGGGGCTGGCGCCCGACGTGGTGCACGTGGTGCCGGAGATCCCGCTCAGCGCCACCTACCGGCCGACGGTGTCGGCGCTGCGCGCCGACGGAATACCGAAGGCATCTCGTAACGCCTGGCATTTGGAGCCCGATACGGGGAAGTACAAGCGTTTGACGGCTGCGGCACGAGCTCAGCTTTGCGGTACCGATGACTCGAGCGGTGCCGAGAACTGAGCCTCTGCCCAGGTCGCGCGGCGCTGTTAGGCTCGCCGATAATCGCAGATCGCCACGCGTCGGAGGAATGCATGACAACCCAGACCGTTTCACGTCACTGGCGTCGCGCCGTTCGCGGCACGGCGATCGGTGCCCTGACCGCTGGGCTGCTGGTCGGCGTGGGTACGCAACAGGCGCTGGCTGACCCGAGCGCCGCGCCTGCCACGCCCACGGCGCCGGCGACCGCCGATGCCAACGGCGTCCCGCAGTTCCAGAGTGCCGACCAGCTGCTGCTGTTCATCGACCAGAACTACGACCAGGGCTCCGGCGGGGGCCAGCTGTCCAACCTGATCAAATCGGTGATGAAGCTGCGCGCACAGGGCATCAAGCCGTCCAAGACGAATATCGCCGAGATCCAGAACGCGCTGCAGTACCGCCCGAATCAGAAACCGCTGATCCAAGCGCTCCAGAACACGTTGGGCTACCAGCAGAAGATCTTCGCCCAGATGCAGCTCCTGCAGCAGGCGCAGCAGCGGCAGCAGAACAATGCCGTGATGGGCGCCGGCCAGATGCCCAGTGACGGCTCACCGACCATCGGCGGCAACAACGCCCCCGCGGCGGCGCCGCCGGCTGTGAGCCCGTAGCCCCACATGCTCGACGAGAAACTGCTGAACATCTTGGTGTGCCCTGCCGACCGCGGGCCGCTGCTCCTGGTGGACGACGTTCTGTACAACCCCCGCCTGCACAAGGCCTACCGCATCGAGGACGACATCCCGGTGTTGCTGGTCGACGAAGCCGTCGACGTCAGCCCCGACGAGCATGAGCGTCTGATGGCGCACTCGGAGTCCTGACCCACCAGGCCGGGTCGGGCGTACCGTTGCGCCATGGGGGACGACGACGTCGCCGAGCCGATGCGTGGCGAACTCGCCAGCTGGGATCCTTCCTTCACCCGGCACGTGCTTGGCCTGATGTGGCCGTTGTTGCGGTTGTACTTTCGCGCCGAGGTGCGTGGTCTCGGGTTGGTGCCACCGTCAGGCGGTGCGTTATTGGTGTGCAACCACTCGGGGGGCATGCTGACGCCCGACGTACCGATCTTCGGGCCGGCGTTCTATGCCGAGTTCGGCTACGACCGACCCTTGTACACACTGGCGCATTACGGAATCTTCATCGCGCCATGGGGTCCGCTGCTGCCACGCCTCGGAGTGGTGCACGCCAGCCCGGAGACTGCCAGGGCGGCACTGAACGCCGGAGCGGTCGTGCTGGTGTTCCCCGGCGGGGATTACGACGCGTACCGGCCCACGTCGCGGCAGAACGTCATCGACTTCGACGGTCGAACCGGGTACGCGCGCACCGCGATCGAAACCGGTGTGCCGATCGTACCGATGGTCTCGATCGGCGCCCAGGAGACCCAGTTCTTCCTCGGCCGGGGCACGCGCTTCGCGAAGCTGTTGGGGCTCACCAAGATCCGGATGGATATTCTCCCTGCGACGGCCGGCCTTCCGTTCGGGCTGACGGTCACCTTTCCGCCGAATCTGCCGTTGCCGTCGAAAATCGTGATGGAGGTCCTCGAGCCGGTGGATCCGGCGGCGTTCGGGAAGAACCCGGACGTCGACGAGGTCGACACCCATGTCCGCCGCGTCATGCAACGGGCACTGAACCGGCTGTCGCGCCAACGGCGTTTCCCCATCCTGGGGTGACTCTCAAGACAGTGCGGGCAGCTCCCCGGTGAGGTAGCGCTGCAACGTGGGCGCGATCGTCGCGCTGATCTGTTCCGGTGTCAGGGACGCGAACGGCTCCAGCCCGATGATGTAGCGCGCCATGACCACACCCACCAGTTGCGAGGCCACGAACTGCACGCGCAATCGTCCCGTACCGGGTGGGTTGTCCACTCGGCGACCGACTTCGGCGGTGACGATCTCCTGGAGGAACGAGCGCACGAGACTCACGTCGGCACCCGCCAGCAGGGACCGCATCGTCGCGATCAACCCTTTGCCCATCTCCGAGTCCCACAGCGGCAGAAGAATCGACGGAAGGACGTGGCCGAGTTCGTCGATTGGCGTGTCGCGCAGCGGAACCAGCACGGCCATCGGGTCGATCGGGATATTGATCGCCGCCGCGAACAGTTGTTCCTTGGTGCCGAAGTAGTGATGCACCAGGGCCGAGTCGACGCCCGCGGCGGCGGCGATCGACCTGATCGACGTCTTGTCGATCCCGTTGCGGGCGAACAGCTCTCGTGCGTTGGTCAGGATCCGTTCGCGGGTGTCGGACGCGCCCCGCGGGCGTCCGGGGCGCTTGGCCTGCCGGGGTTCGCCGGTCACGGGGTGCGCCGTCGCAGGGTGGCCGCGGCCAGTGCCATCGCCGCCATCGCGAAAGCGAGGACCACGATGATGTCCCGGATCGCGACGGCGGTCAGGTCGGTGTGGCTGTTCACCTGCTGTAATGCCTCCAGTGCGTAGCTGGCCGGCATCGCATTGCTGATCCATTCCAGCCAGGTCGGCATCTGATTGCGCGGCACGATGATTCCGGCCAGCAACAGCTGGGGGACGATGACCACCGGCATGAACTGCACGGCCTGAAATTCGGTGCGGGCGAACGCGCTTGCCAGCAAGCCGAGGCCGACACCCAACACCGCGTTGATGACCGCGATGACGAACACCCACAGCGGGCTGCCCTTGGTGTCGAAACCCAACAGCCAGAACGCGACGACGCACGCCAGGATTGCCTGCGCAGCGGCCGCGACCGAGAATGCCGAGCCGTAGGCGGCCAGCAGGTCCAGCCGTCGTAACGGGGTGGTCAGGATTCGTTCCAACGTTCCCGAGGATCGTTCGCGCTGCATGGTGATCGAGGTGATCAGGAACATCACGAATAGTGGGAACAGTCCGAGCAGGATCAGGCATGTCGTCTGGAACGGCGAGACCGCGCCCGGGAACGTCGGCACGTCGTCGAACATGAAGTACATCAACGTAATCACGGCGCTGGGCACCACGAGGATCATTGCGACACTCCGGTGGTCGGCCCGCAGTTGGCGCAGAATGCGGCCGGTGGTGGCCAGGTAGGCGCCCAGGAAGGGACGCGGCCTCAGCTTGCTGGCGCTGCGGTGCTGTGCCTGATGATGGACAGGAACGCTTCCTCCAGTGATGTGCATCCGGTGTCCTCTCGCAGTCGTGCGGGGGTGGTCTGGGCCAGCAGTCGGCCTTCGCGCATGAGCAGCAGTCCCGCGCAGTGGTCGGCCTCGTCCATCACGTGACTGGACACCAGCAAGGTGGTGCCCCGGCGGGCCAGCGCGTCGAACTGGGCCCACAGGTCCACCCGCAGCACGGGATCGAGGCCGACGGTCGGCTCGTCGAGCACCAGCAGATCGGGCGCACAGACCAGCGCGCAGGCCAGCGACACCCGGGCGCGCTGTCCGCCCGACAGGTTGGCGCAGTACGCGGAGGCGTGATCACGCAGTCCGACGTCGTCGACCGCGCGATCGGCCACTGCGGGGCTGGCGCCGT
This is a stretch of genomic DNA from Mycobacterium sp. ELW1. It encodes these proteins:
- a CDS encoding Trm112 family protein — translated: MLDEKLLNILVCPADRGPLLLVDDVLYNPRLHKAYRIEDDIPVLLVDEAVDVSPDEHERLMAHSES
- a CDS encoding lysophospholipid acyltransferase family protein, with amino-acid sequence MGDDDVAEPMRGELASWDPSFTRHVLGLMWPLLRLYFRAEVRGLGLVPPSGGALLVCNHSGGMLTPDVPIFGPAFYAEFGYDRPLYTLAHYGIFIAPWGPLLPRLGVVHASPETARAALNAGAVVLVFPGGDYDAYRPTSRQNVIDFDGRTGYARTAIETGVPIVPMVSIGAQETQFFLGRGTRFAKLLGLTKIRMDILPATAGLPFGLTVTFPPNLPLPSKIVMEVLEPVDPAAFGKNPDVDEVDTHVRRVMQRALNRLSRQRRFPILG
- a CDS encoding TetR family transcriptional regulator, which encodes MTGEPRQAKRPGRPRGASDTRERILTNARELFARNGIDKTSIRSIAAAAGVDSALVHHYFGTKEQLFAAAINIPIDPMAVLVPLRDTPIDELGHVLPSILLPLWDSEMGKGLIATMRSLLAGADVSLVRSFLQEIVTAEVGRRVDNPPGTGRLRVQFVASQLVGVVMARYIIGLEPFASLTPEQISATIAPTLQRYLTGELPALS
- a CDS encoding ABC transporter permease; its protein translation is MHITGGSVPVHHQAQHRSASKLRPRPFLGAYLATTGRILRQLRADHRSVAMILVVPSAVITLMYFMFDDVPTFPGAVSPFQTTCLILLGLFPLFVMFLITSITMQRERSSGTLERILTTPLRRLDLLAAYGSAFSVAAAAQAILACVVAFWLLGFDTKGSPLWVFVIAVINAVLGVGLGLLASAFARTEFQAVQFMPVVIVPQLLLAGIIVPRNQMPTWLEWISNAMPASYALEALQQVNSHTDLTAVAIRDIIVVLAFAMAAMALAAATLRRRTP
- a CDS encoding ABC transporter ATP-binding protein gives rise to the protein MMSSSVDELMAGGTEAAILVEHLHVVRGKRVALHDISVTIPRGSITGLLGPSGCGKTTLMRSIVGTQIVTSGTVTVLGHPAGSPALRHRVGYVTQDPTIYNDLRVIDNVRYFAALYGASPAVADRAVDDVGLRDHASAYCANLSGGQRARVSLACALVCAPDLLVLDEPTVGLDPVLRVDLWAQFDALARRGTTLLVSSHVMDEADHCAGLLLMREGRLLAQTTPARLREDTGCTSLEEAFLSIIRHSTAAPAS